A DNA window from Planctomycetota bacterium contains the following coding sequences:
- the uvrA gene encoding excinuclease ABC subunit UvrA, with the protein MNVPPIVVRGAREHNLRDVTVALPRGRLVCLCGVSGSGKSSLAFDTLYAEGQRRYVESLSTFARQFLGQLPRPDVDAVTGLSPSISIAQKSAGSNPRSTVATMTEIHDFLRVLYARVGTAHCPACDAVLEAQPRDAIVERILAARGGRRVMVLASLVRGAKGEHRDLFTDLVRQGFTRARVDGTLCRAEDPPPLAKTLKHTVEVVIDRLVPGDATRGRLSEAVDLALRTGGGQVIVALEPNGDGDGADAPPRRGRGAPPVPMPTDDLILSSRYACTACGTSYDTPEPQLFSFNSPQGACPACDGLGDIYGVDPDKLVTAPQLSLRKGALGVLGTFRDMPRWLRRLLTAVAGQAEAARRWPGGTLLDTPWEQLTALQKRVWLDGTGLGEIDVRWKRGRAERGAKTRFEGLRAMLTSRWRNAKSGIIRRMLEKVMSVTPCGTCGGARLNPQARAVRIRTAASRAARLAAALPEELALDRLCALPIAAARQFLADVRLDATQTLIATELLKEIRGRLGFLDQVGLGYLALDRRAPTLSGGESQRIRLAAQIGSGLSGVLYVLDEPSIGLHPRDNTRLLEALAALRDKGNTVVVVEHDEETIRAADWVVDFGPGPGKRGGAVVAVGTPDEVAATPASLTGAFLAGREAITVPQRRRLPSGRSLHLRGVSHNNLRDIDVEIPLGQLVCVTGVSGSGKSSLVGDVLEPALRQILGSEAARPGQFVALEGTEHVDKVIVIDQSPIGRTPRSNPATYVKVWDDIRALFTMLPEAKKRGWKAGRFSFNVAGGRCEACEGNGSVRLDMDFLADIWVTCEVCGGARFARDTLEVRWKGHDVAALLKMEIGEARELFADAPDIAHKLTTLCDVGLDYLHLGQPSPTLSGGEAQRVKLSRELAKRSTGRTLYILDEPTTGLHMADVRQLLTVLERLVDAGNTVLVVEHNLDVVKRADHCIDLGPEGGAGGGRIVATGTPEKIAKARGSATGRALAPLLAAARDSRPRRAGRRRPIDDAAEVARVLARAEAASIDPGPPRIAIRGASQHNLRAVDADIPRGALTVCCGPSGSGKTSLAFDTLYAEGQRRYVESLSPYARQFVGQVPKPIFERIDGLSPAVAIEQRSTGGTPRSTVGTLTEMYDHFRVLAARLGQLHCPDCRIEVGSRSVDQIVAGLLALAGGTRLLLLAPVEPRPGQTPEALLGALRAAGHVRVRIDGRTVRLDELPSIDRKRQSRIEIVIDRVTVEPEARSRLAQSVEAALDAGSGTMLVARVVDGRDEPEWPVEVASRLLACPQCGRGFRPLEPRQFSFNSPLGWCPQCDGLGTRAGVAHGALVRDAAASLADGALDLWPTRSAPVSRAMLAGLAGAAGLPLDVPLVELSGIQQRALFEGTGERWIDVPRPAGVPGSGPWFSFRFKGLENACEEAARQVVGLRARVDAVMGEVPCSACGGSRLADVAAAVTLWGRPLDVWCRMPLGRMVAELEGVTLSDTERSVAGDLLRELLSRVRFLVDVGLEYLDLARPAGSLSGGEMQRIRLAAQVGSGLTGVLYVLDEPTIGLHPRDTHKLIAALGKLRALGNTLVVVEHDRDVVAAADHALDFGPGSGREGGRIVAQAPPAALEATAGSVTGPYLHRRRACDGILERVAREGRRSPTGWIGVRDASHRTLKGIDVDFPLGVIAAVTGPSGSGKTSLVLEVLWRALARRLHAAREQPGRHGSITGLDLVDKVILVDQEPIGTTPGSTPATYTGVFDHVRQLFAKVPGAKTRGLTPRAFSFNVAGGRCEACEGLGQRRVEMHFLPDVWVECEHCKGSRYATETLAATWHGRSIADVLRMSAAEGAAFFATVPQIARILDTLVDVGLGYVTLGQPAPQLSGGEAQRVKLSRELAKPGTGRTLYILDEPTTGLHFADIEKLLLVLDRLVSAGNTVLVVEHNLEVISAADWVIDMGPEAGDGGGRVVVAGPPEDLVIHAAAWEKWQGSAGGAGAPLLRSHTGEALRAFAPRAPAGAGGAVGAAPVTTAPRARSRRR; encoded by the coding sequence ATGAACGTTCCACCCATCGTCGTCCGCGGGGCCCGGGAGCACAACCTCCGCGACGTCACCGTCGCCCTGCCGCGCGGCCGTCTGGTGTGCCTGTGCGGCGTGAGCGGGTCGGGAAAGTCGAGCCTCGCCTTCGACACGCTGTACGCCGAGGGGCAGCGGCGCTACGTCGAGAGCCTGTCGACGTTCGCCCGCCAGTTCCTCGGCCAGTTGCCCCGCCCCGACGTCGATGCCGTCACGGGATTGTCGCCGTCGATCTCGATCGCGCAGAAGTCGGCCGGGTCCAATCCGCGGTCGACCGTGGCGACGATGACGGAGATCCACGATTTCCTCCGCGTGCTCTATGCCCGTGTCGGCACGGCACACTGCCCGGCCTGCGACGCCGTACTCGAGGCCCAGCCGCGCGACGCGATCGTCGAGCGGATCCTCGCCGCCCGCGGCGGTCGCCGCGTGATGGTGCTCGCGTCGCTCGTCCGTGGTGCGAAGGGAGAACACCGCGACCTGTTCACCGATCTGGTACGCCAGGGGTTCACCCGGGCGCGGGTCGACGGCACGCTGTGCCGCGCCGAGGACCCGCCGCCGCTGGCCAAGACGCTCAAACACACCGTCGAGGTGGTGATCGACCGGCTCGTCCCCGGCGACGCCACGCGCGGCCGACTCTCCGAGGCGGTCGACCTGGCACTGCGGACCGGCGGTGGGCAGGTGATCGTGGCCCTCGAACCGAACGGTGACGGCGACGGTGCCGACGCGCCGCCGCGGCGCGGCCGGGGCGCTCCACCGGTGCCCATGCCGACCGACGACCTGATCCTTTCCAGCCGCTATGCCTGCACCGCCTGCGGGACCAGCTACGACACGCCCGAGCCGCAGCTGTTCAGCTTCAACAGCCCCCAGGGCGCCTGCCCGGCCTGCGACGGGCTCGGCGACATCTACGGCGTCGACCCCGACAAGCTGGTGACCGCGCCGCAACTCTCGCTCCGCAAAGGCGCGCTCGGGGTGCTCGGCACCTTCCGCGACATGCCGCGCTGGCTGCGGCGGCTGCTGACCGCGGTCGCCGGCCAGGCCGAAGCCGCGCGGCGCTGGCCGGGCGGCACACTGCTCGACACGCCGTGGGAACAGCTCACTGCGCTGCAGAAGCGCGTCTGGCTCGACGGCACGGGCCTCGGGGAGATCGACGTCCGCTGGAAGCGTGGCCGTGCCGAGCGCGGCGCGAAGACGCGCTTCGAGGGGCTGCGGGCGATGCTCACCAGCCGCTGGCGCAACGCCAAGAGCGGGATCATCCGGCGGATGCTCGAGAAGGTGATGAGCGTCACCCCCTGCGGCACCTGTGGCGGCGCCCGGCTCAACCCCCAGGCCCGCGCCGTGCGGATCCGCACGGCAGCGTCGCGCGCCGCCCGGCTGGCCGCCGCGTTGCCGGAGGAACTCGCGCTCGACCGGTTGTGCGCCCTGCCGATCGCCGCTGCACGGCAATTCCTCGCCGACGTCCGGCTCGACGCGACGCAGACGCTGATCGCCACCGAACTGCTCAAGGAGATCCGTGGCCGGCTCGGGTTCCTCGACCAGGTGGGGCTCGGCTACCTGGCGCTCGACCGCCGCGCGCCGACGCTGTCCGGCGGGGAGAGCCAGCGGATCCGGCTCGCCGCCCAGATCGGCTCCGGCCTGTCGGGCGTGCTCTACGTCCTCGACGAGCCGTCGATCGGCCTCCATCCGCGCGACAACACCCGGCTCCTCGAGGCGCTGGCGGCGCTCCGCGACAAGGGCAATACCGTGGTCGTCGTCGAGCACGACGAGGAGACGATCCGGGCGGCCGACTGGGTGGTCGATTTCGGCCCCGGCCCCGGGAAGCGCGGCGGCGCGGTGGTGGCGGTAGGGACGCCCGACGAGGTCGCCGCCACGCCGGCGAGCCTGACCGGCGCGTTCCTCGCCGGGCGCGAGGCGATCACCGTGCCGCAGCGCCGCCGCCTACCGTCGGGGCGGTCGCTCCACCTCCGCGGCGTCTCCCACAACAACCTGCGCGATATCGACGTCGAAATCCCCCTCGGCCAACTGGTCTGTGTCACCGGGGTCTCGGGCAGCGGCAAAAGCTCGCTGGTCGGCGACGTCCTCGAGCCGGCGCTGCGGCAGATCCTCGGCAGCGAGGCCGCCCGGCCGGGCCAGTTCGTGGCGCTCGAGGGGACGGAGCACGTCGACAAGGTGATCGTCATCGACCAGTCGCCGATCGGGCGCACGCCACGGAGCAATCCGGCGACGTACGTCAAGGTCTGGGACGACATCCGCGCCCTGTTCACGATGCTCCCCGAGGCGAAGAAACGCGGCTGGAAGGCGGGGCGGTTCAGCTTCAACGTCGCCGGCGGCCGCTGCGAGGCCTGCGAGGGCAACGGCTCGGTGCGCCTCGACATGGACTTCCTCGCCGACATCTGGGTGACCTGCGAGGTCTGCGGCGGCGCCCGGTTCGCCCGCGACACGCTCGAGGTCCGCTGGAAGGGACACGACGTCGCGGCGCTGCTGAAGATGGAGATCGGCGAGGCGCGCGAGCTGTTCGCCGACGCCCCCGACATCGCCCACAAGCTGACGACGCTGTGCGACGTCGGCCTCGACTACCTCCACCTCGGCCAGCCGTCGCCGACGCTGTCCGGCGGGGAGGCGCAGCGCGTCAAGCTGTCGCGCGAGCTCGCCAAGCGATCCACCGGGCGGACGCTGTACATCCTCGACGAGCCGACCACCGGCCTCCACATGGCCGACGTCCGCCAGCTCCTCACGGTGCTCGAGCGGCTCGTCGACGCCGGCAACACCGTGCTCGTCGTCGAGCACAACCTCGACGTCGTCAAACGCGCCGATCACTGCATCGACCTCGGGCCGGAGGGGGGCGCCGGCGGCGGCCGGATCGTCGCCACCGGCACTCCCGAGAAGATCGCCAAGGCGCGCGGTTCGGCGACCGGCCGGGCCCTCGCCCCGCTTCTCGCCGCGGCGCGCGACAGCCGCCCGCGTCGCGCCGGGCGCCGCCGCCCGATCGACGACGCCGCCGAGGTCGCGCGGGTGCTGGCCCGCGCGGAGGCTGCGTCGATCGATCCCGGCCCGCCGCGGATCGCGATCCGCGGCGCCAGCCAGCACAACCTCCGCGCCGTCGACGCCGACATCCCGCGCGGTGCGCTGACGGTGTGCTGCGGCCCGAGCGGGTCGGGGAAGACCTCGCTGGCCTTCGACACGCTGTATGCCGAGGGGCAGCGCCGCTACGTCGAGAGCCTGTCCCCCTACGCGCGGCAATTCGTCGGCCAGGTGCCCAAGCCGATCTTCGAGCGGATCGACGGCCTGTCACCGGCCGTGGCGATCGAGCAGCGCTCGACCGGCGGCACGCCGCGCTCGACCGTCGGCACGCTCACCGAGATGTACGACCACTTCCGCGTCCTCGCCGCGCGCCTCGGCCAGCTCCACTGTCCAGACTGCCGGATCGAGGTGGGGAGCCGGAGCGTCGACCAGATCGTCGCCGGGCTCCTCGCGCTGGCGGGGGGCACGCGGCTGCTGCTGCTGGCGCCGGTGGAACCACGGCCGGGCCAGACGCCCGAGGCACTGCTGGGGGCGCTGCGCGCGGCGGGGCACGTGCGCGTCCGGATCGACGGCCGCACCGTGCGCCTCGACGAGTTGCCCTCGATCGACCGGAAGCGGCAGAGCCGGATCGAGATCGTCATCGACCGCGTGACCGTCGAGCCCGAGGCGCGGAGCCGGCTCGCGCAGTCGGTCGAGGCGGCGCTCGACGCCGGCAGCGGGACGATGCTCGTCGCCCGTGTCGTCGACGGGCGCGACGAACCCGAGTGGCCGGTCGAGGTGGCCAGCCGGCTGCTCGCCTGCCCGCAGTGCGGGCGCGGTTTCCGGCCCCTCGAACCGCGCCAGTTCTCGTTCAACAGCCCGCTCGGCTGGTGTCCGCAGTGCGACGGCCTCGGCACCCGTGCCGGAGTCGCCCACGGGGCGCTGGTTCGCGACGCCGCGGCGAGCCTCGCCGACGGTGCCCTCGACCTCTGGCCGACGCGCTCGGCACCGGTCAGCCGGGCGATGCTCGCCGGGCTCGCCGGCGCCGCCGGACTGCCGCTCGACGTGCCGCTGGTGGAGTTGTCGGGCATCCAGCAACGCGCCCTCTTCGAGGGAACCGGCGAACGGTGGATCGACGTCCCGCGCCCCGCGGGGGTGCCCGGCTCGGGGCCCTGGTTTTCCTTCCGCTTCAAGGGGCTCGAGAACGCCTGCGAGGAGGCGGCCCGGCAGGTGGTCGGGCTCCGTGCCCGGGTCGACGCAGTGATGGGGGAGGTGCCCTGCAGTGCCTGCGGCGGCAGCCGGCTGGCCGACGTCGCCGCCGCGGTCACGCTCTGGGGCCGGCCGCTCGACGTCTGGTGCCGGATGCCGCTGGGGCGGATGGTCGCCGAGCTGGAGGGCGTCACCCTCTCCGACACGGAGCGGTCGGTGGCCGGCGATCTGCTCCGCGAGCTCCTTTCGCGCGTGCGTTTCCTCGTCGACGTCGGGCTGGAATACCTCGACCTCGCCCGGCCGGCGGGCAGCCTCTCGGGGGGCGAGATGCAGCGGATCCGCCTCGCCGCCCAGGTCGGCAGCGGCCTGACCGGCGTGCTCTATGTCCTCGACGAACCGACGATCGGCCTCCACCCGCGCGACACCCACAAGCTGATCGCGGCCCTCGGCAAGCTGCGGGCGCTGGGCAACACGCTGGTCGTCGTCGAGCACGACCGCGACGTCGTCGCCGCCGCCGACCACGCGCTCGATTTCGGACCCGGGAGCGGCCGCGAGGGGGGGCGGATCGTCGCCCAGGCACCCCCTGCCGCCCTCGAAGCGACGGCCGGCAGCGTCACCGGCCCCTACCTCCACCGCCGCCGTGCCTGCGACGGAATCCTCGAACGCGTCGCCCGCGAGGGGCGGCGGAGCCCGACCGGCTGGATCGGCGTCCGCGACGCCTCTCACCGGACGCTCAAGGGGATCGACGTCGACTTCCCGCTCGGCGTCATCGCCGCGGTCACCGGCCCGAGCGGATCGGGGAAGACGTCGCTGGTCCTCGAGGTCCTGTGGCGGGCGCTGGCCCGGCGCCTCCATGCCGCCCGTGAGCAGCCCGGCCGGCACGGCTCGATCACCGGCCTCGATCTGGTCGACAAGGTGATCCTCGTCGACCAGGAGCCGATCGGGACCACGCCCGGCTCGACGCCCGCCACCTACACCGGGGTCTTCGACCATGTCCGGCAGTTGTTCGCCAAGGTCCCGGGGGCCAAGACCCGCGGGCTGACGCCGCGCGCGTTCAGCTTCAACGTCGCCGGGGGGCGCTGCGAGGCCTGCGAGGGGCTCGGCCAGCGGCGTGTGGAGATGCACTTCCTCCCCGACGTGTGGGTCGAGTGCGAGCACTGCAAGGGGAGCCGTTACGCCACCGAGACGCTCGCCGCCACCTGGCACGGCCGCTCGATCGCCGACGTCCTGCGGATGAGCGCCGCCGAAGGGGCGGCATTCTTCGCGACGGTGCCGCAGATCGCGCGGATCCTCGACACGCTGGTCGACGTCGGCCTCGGCTACGTGACGCTCGGCCAGCCGGCGCCACAACTCTCCGGCGGCGAGGCGCAGCGCGTCAAGCTGTCGCGCGAATTGGCCAAGCCCGGCACCGGCCGGACCCTCTACATCCTCGACGAGCCGACCACCGGGCTGCACTTCGCCGACATCGAGAAGCTGCTCCTCGTCCTCGACCGGCTCGTGTCAGCCGGCAACACGGTGCTCGTCGTCGAGCACAACCTCGAGGTGATCTCCGCGGCCGACTGGGTGATCGACATGGGCCCCGAGGCCGGGGACGGCGGCGGCCGGGTGGTCGTCGCCGGCCCTCCGGAGGACCTCGTGATCCACGCCGCCGCCTGGGAAAAGTGGCAGGGCTCCGCCGGCGGCGCCGGAGCCCCCCTGCTCCGCAGCCACACCGGCGAAGCCCTGCGGGCGTTCGCCCCACGGGCGCCGGCCGGAGCCGGCGGCGCCGTCGGGGCGGCGCCTGTCACCACCGCGCCTCGAGCCCGGTCGAGACGCCGCTGA
- a CDS encoding sigma-70 family RNA polymerase sigma factor, translated as MLRVRADDAEAFEELVALWQGRLVTLFLHHTGDHSTAEDLAQEVFLRVYRARGTYKPTARFSTWIHTIANNVASDLRQRAYRRLEKGVPVSASASHGEIGLDQLAVAASGQRPARQIDRSELQDVVQEAIARLGDNQRMALLLAKFEHCSYEEIAAAMGLTVPAVKSLLFRARDQLRKALAPYEREGLR; from the coding sequence ATGCTCCGCGTCCGGGCCGACGACGCCGAGGCCTTCGAGGAGCTCGTCGCCCTCTGGCAGGGGCGGCTGGTGACGCTGTTCCTCCACCACACGGGCGACCACTCCACCGCCGAGGACCTCGCCCAGGAGGTGTTTCTCCGCGTCTACCGGGCGCGGGGCACCTACAAGCCGACGGCGCGGTTCTCGACCTGGATCCACACGATCGCCAACAACGTCGCCAGCGACCTCAGGCAGCGTGCCTACCGGCGCCTCGAAAAGGGGGTCCCGGTGTCGGCCTCGGCGTCGCACGGGGAGATCGGCCTCGACCAACTCGCCGTCGCGGCCAGCGGCCAGCGGCCGGCGCGGCAGATCGATCGCAGCGAACTGCAGGACGTCGTCCAGGAGGCGATCGCCCGGCTCGGCGACAACCAGCGGATGGCGCTGTTGCTGGCCAAGTTCGAGCACTGCTCCTACGAGGAAATCGCCGCCGCGATGGGGCTGACCGTGCCGGCGGTGAAATCGCTCCTCTTCCGGGCCCGCGACCAGTTGCGGAAGGCGCTGGCTCCCTACGAGCGCGAGGGGTTGCGATGA
- a CDS encoding alpha/beta fold hydrolase has translation MRDVPLADTTLRVHDVGRGEPLLLLHGFPLDHRMWSGQEALAGRLRLLAPDQRGFGRSGGSAPASVEQLADDAAAALTALAPGARAVVCGLSLGGYVAQHVAIRHPDLVTALVLVDTKLEADTPDARAARHDLAARVQRAGTRALAEAMLPRLFAASAVARGTPQRGGAEALVRAMILGTPVATVTAALAALAARPDMTGAFATRTAPTLLVCGAEDVITPPERMAADAAVIPGARLAVVPRCGHMTPLEDPAAFNALLAEFVDGLPRRERRA, from the coding sequence ATGCGCGACGTCCCCCTCGCCGACACGACGCTGCGGGTCCACGACGTGGGCCGGGGCGAGCCCCTGCTGCTGCTGCACGGTTTTCCCCTCGATCACCGGATGTGGTCGGGGCAGGAGGCGCTCGCCGGGCGCCTCCGGCTGCTGGCGCCCGACCAGCGCGGCTTCGGCCGCAGCGGCGGATCGGCCCCTGCGTCCGTCGAACAACTTGCCGACGACGCGGCGGCGGCCCTCACGGCCCTCGCGCCCGGCGCCCGGGCGGTGGTCTGCGGGCTGTCGCTGGGGGGCTACGTCGCCCAGCACGTCGCCATCCGCCACCCCGATCTCGTCACGGCGCTGGTGCTGGTCGATACCAAGCTCGAAGCCGACACCCCCGACGCGCGCGCCGCGCGCCACGACCTCGCCGCGCGCGTCCAGCGCGCGGGTACGCGCGCCCTCGCCGAGGCGATGCTACCGCGGTTGTTCGCGGCGTCCGCGGTCGCGCGGGGCACGCCACAGCGCGGGGGTGCCGAAGCGCTCGTGCGCGCGATGATCCTCGGCACGCCGGTCGCGACGGTCACCGCCGCGCTGGCGGCGCTGGCCGCCCGGCCCGACATGACCGGGGCATTCGCCACCCGAACCGCCCCGACGCTGCTGGTGTGCGGAGCGGAAGACGTGATCACGCCGCCGGAGAGGATGGCCGCGGACGCCGCGGTGATTCCCGGAGCGCGGCTCGCCGTCGTCCCCCGCTGCGGCCACATGACGCCGCTGGAAGATCCCGCGGCGTTCAATGCGCTGCTGGCGGAGTTCGTGGACGGCCTTCCCCGCCGGGAGCGGCGGGCTTGA
- the pyrE gene encoding orotate phosphoribosyltransferase, whose amino-acid sequence MEHGQPAAGGNQAELIALIERRALRRGTFKLASGREASYYLDAKQVVLEARGAMLVGRSILARLSACGPLPDAIGGLAIGADPITAAVVTMAGVAGLPLLGFLVRKEPKDHGTQKFIEGPVQPGQRVVIVEDVTTTGGSALVAIQRARAHGLVVERVVTVIDRLAGASAAFAAEGVPLESLVTIRDLGLEPDIA is encoded by the coding sequence ATGGAACACGGTCAACCGGCAGCGGGCGGGAATCAGGCGGAACTGATCGCCCTCATCGAGCGCCGCGCCCTGCGGCGCGGCACGTTCAAGCTCGCCAGCGGCCGCGAAGCGAGCTACTACCTCGACGCCAAACAGGTCGTGCTCGAGGCCCGCGGGGCGATGCTCGTCGGCCGGTCGATCCTCGCCCGGTTGTCGGCCTGCGGGCCGCTGCCCGACGCGATCGGTGGCCTCGCCATCGGTGCCGACCCGATCACGGCCGCCGTCGTCACCATGGCTGGAGTCGCCGGCCTTCCGCTGCTCGGGTTCCTGGTCCGCAAGGAACCCAAGGACCATGGGACGCAGAAGTTCATCGAGGGCCCGGTGCAACCCGGCCAACGGGTCGTGATCGTCGAGGACGTGACGACCACGGGAGGCTCGGCGCTGGTGGCGATCCAGCGTGCCCGCGCCCATGGGCTGGTGGTCGAGCGGGTGGTGACCGTGATCGACCGACTCGCCGGAGCCTCCGCGGCGTTCGCCGCGGAGGGGGTTCCACTGGAGTCGTTGGTCACGATCCGCGACCTGGGGCTCGAACCCGACATCGCCTGA
- a CDS encoding UPF0365 family protein, whose amino-acid sequence MPFQGVPMRYVSVAILVFGLLALLVMALLMARYLRLWVQSYASGAGIGLFDLVAMSFKKVSPTVIVRSKIMAVKAGLGDASGITRQALEGHYLAGGRVPLVVQALIAANKAGMTELDWKLATAIDLAGRNVREAVQTSVYPKVIDCPARNSGRDSLDAVAKNGIQLKVRARVTVRTNLNQLIGGATEETIIARVGEGIVSAIGSAEKHTDVLENPDVISKTVLARRLDANTAFEIVSIDIADIDVGANIGARLQADQAEADTRVARANAEGRRAMAVAREQEMVAGIEESRAALVEAEAEVPRAIADSLHSGQLGIVDYYKLRNLQADTEMRRSIAGASASGASAPPPA is encoded by the coding sequence ATGCCGTTCCAGGGAGTCCCGATGCGATACGTTTCGGTGGCAATCCTCGTCTTCGGTCTCCTCGCCCTCCTCGTGATGGCGCTGCTCATGGCCCGCTACCTGCGGCTGTGGGTGCAGTCCTACGCCTCGGGTGCCGGGATCGGGCTGTTCGATCTGGTGGCGATGAGCTTCAAGAAGGTCAGCCCGACGGTCATCGTCCGCAGCAAGATCATGGCGGTGAAAGCCGGTCTCGGTGACGCCAGCGGCATCACCCGGCAGGCGCTGGAGGGGCATTACCTCGCCGGGGGGCGGGTGCCGCTGGTCGTCCAGGCGCTGATCGCCGCCAACAAGGCGGGGATGACGGAGCTCGACTGGAAGCTCGCGACCGCGATCGACCTCGCCGGCCGCAACGTCCGCGAGGCGGTGCAGACGAGCGTCTATCCCAAGGTGATCGACTGCCCCGCTCGCAACAGCGGCCGCGACTCGCTCGACGCCGTCGCCAAGAACGGGATCCAACTCAAGGTCCGCGCCCGGGTGACCGTCCGCACCAACCTCAACCAGCTCATCGGCGGAGCCACCGAGGAGACGATCATCGCCCGCGTCGGCGAGGGGATCGTGTCGGCGATCGGATCGGCGGAGAAGCACACCGACGTGCTCGAAAACCCCGACGTCATCTCGAAGACGGTGCTCGCGCGGCGCCTCGACGCCAACACCGCGTTCGAGATCGTCTCGATCGACATCGCCGACATCGACGTCGGGGCCAACATCGGCGCCCGGCTCCAGGCCGACCAGGCCGAGGCCGACACGCGCGTCGCCCGGGCGAACGCCGAGGGGCGCCGCGCGATGGCGGTGGCCCGCGAGCAGGAGATGGTGGCGGGCATCGAGGAGAGCCGGGCGGCGCTCGTCGAGGCCGAGGCCGAGGTGCCCCGCGCGATCGCCGACTCGCTCCACTCGGGGCAGCTGGGAATCGTCGACTACTACAAACTGCGGAATCTCCAGGCCGACACGGAGATGCGCCGCTCGATCGCCGGCGCTTCGGCGTCGGGAGCGTCGGCGCCGCCGCCGGCGTGA
- a CDS encoding NAD(P)-dependent oxidoreductase — protein MPTPSPIRPGTDRLGWIGTGIMGRAMAARLLAAGHRLTVHTRSPAKAEPLLAAGAEWAPTPAAAAAGSAATFVIVGYPADVEAVVFGADGVLAALAPGALLVDHTTSSPALAERIAAAVAARGATSLDAPVTGGDRGAREGTLTVFVGGDPAARGALDACWPAVSARVVDCGPPGSGQRTKLVNQIAIAAGMIGMCEALLFAWRAGLDPEVTLGAIAGGAAGSWSLSNLGPRILRGDFAPGFLVEHFVKDMELALEECRRMDLRLPGLELAESLYRRLADSGRGRLGTQSLVLALAEHAALRWPTC, from the coding sequence ATGCCCACCCCGTCCCCGATCCGTCCCGGCACGGATCGCCTCGGCTGGATCGGCACCGGGATCATGGGGCGGGCGATGGCGGCGCGGCTGCTCGCGGCGGGGCACCGGCTCACCGTCCACACCCGCTCGCCGGCCAAGGCCGAGCCGTTGCTTGCGGCGGGGGCCGAGTGGGCGCCGACGCCGGCCGCGGCGGCCGCCGGCTCCGCCGCCACGTTCGTGATCGTCGGCTACCCGGCCGACGTCGAGGCGGTCGTGTTCGGTGCCGACGGCGTCCTCGCCGCGCTCGCCCCTGGAGCGCTGCTCGTCGACCACACCACCAGCAGCCCGGCGCTGGCGGAGCGGATCGCCGCGGCGGTCGCCGCGCGCGGCGCGACGAGCCTCGACGCGCCGGTCACCGGCGGGGATCGCGGTGCCCGCGAGGGCACGCTGACGGTGTTCGTCGGTGGTGATCCGGCCGCGCGGGGGGCGCTCGACGCCTGCTGGCCCGCCGTCTCCGCCCGCGTCGTCGATTGCGGGCCGCCGGGCAGCGGCCAACGGACAAAACTCGTCAACCAGATCGCGATCGCCGCGGGGATGATCGGGATGTGCGAGGCGCTGCTGTTCGCGTGGCGCGCCGGGTTGGATCCCGAGGTGACGCTCGGCGCCATCGCCGGGGGGGCGGCGGGGAGTTGGTCGCTGTCGAACCTCGGTCCACGGATCCTCCGGGGTGATTTCGCGCCCGGCTTCCTCGTCGAGCACTTCGTCAAGGACATGGAGCTCGCCCTCGAGGAGTGCCGGCGGATGGACCTGCGCCTGCCGGGGCTCGAATTGGCCGAGTCGTTGTACCGTCGGCTCGCCGACAGTGGCCGCGGCCGGCTGGGGACGCAGAGCCTCGTGCTGGCGCTGGCAGAGCATGCAGCGCTGCGGTGGCCGACCTGCTGA
- a CDS encoding rhomboid family intramembrane serine protease yields the protein MGFADRRYEGSFPPGLTTAWSAVATLIAVTVAVWIANLVFHEVDLDGYLALPGNLPRQPSRFLNLLTYGFAHDPGSILHLAMNMLAILFFGREVEDIIGRSEFFRFYCTAIVVAGIAWVVSVQVFTPLDAGRFMVGASGAVMAVMALFIWHYPNMELLLFGFLPMPAWALGLLYIGWDAYSAYAARGSVAHVAHIGGAAFGLCYAWRGWNLGEVLRAPSLPRLRVVRPPSRDDETSPSPRGGNRADEELREAVDRILEKISRSGEASLTPAERATLTEASQRFRERHRS from the coding sequence ATGGGCTTCGCCGATCGCCGCTACGAGGGATCATTTCCGCCGGGTCTGACCACGGCGTGGTCGGCCGTCGCCACGCTGATCGCGGTGACGGTGGCAGTGTGGATCGCCAACCTCGTGTTCCACGAGGTGGACCTCGACGGCTACCTCGCGCTGCCGGGGAATCTGCCGCGTCAGCCGAGCCGGTTCTTGAACCTGCTCACCTACGGCTTCGCCCACGACCCGGGGAGCATCCTCCATCTGGCGATGAACATGCTGGCGATCCTGTTCTTCGGCCGTGAGGTCGAAGACATCATCGGCCGGTCCGAGTTCTTCCGCTTCTACTGCACCGCGATCGTCGTCGCCGGGATCGCCTGGGTCGTGAGCGTCCAGGTATTCACGCCCTTGGACGCCGGACGGTTCATGGTCGGGGCCAGCGGCGCGGTGATGGCGGTGATGGCGCTGTTCATTTGGCACTACCCGAACATGGAGCTGCTGCTGTTCGGGTTCCTGCCGATGCCGGCCTGGGCGCTGGGCCTGCTATACATCGGCTGGGACGCCTATAGCGCCTATGCCGCCCGCGGCTCGGTGGCCCACGTCGCCCACATCGGCGGGGCGGCGTTCGGGCTCTGCTACGCGTGGCGCGGGTGGAACCTCGGCGAGGTGCTCCGGGCGCCGTCGCTGCCCCGGCTCCGCGTCGTCCGACCGCCGTCGCGGGACGATGAAACCTCGCCGTCCCCGCGCGGCGGCAACCGCGCCGACGAGGAGCTCCGCGAGGCGGTCGACCGGATCCTCGAGAAGATCAGCCGTTCGGGTGAGGCGAGCCTGACACCCGCCGAGCGGGCCACGCTCACCGAGGCGAGCCAGCGGTTCAGGGAGCGCCACCGCTCCTGA